A stretch of Faecalibacterium duncaniae DNA encodes these proteins:
- a CDS encoding DHH family phosphoesterase, translated as MKQKPRWTLEMLIAALAVLCALLTLALLVQRPAGWPALAVLVVLWGIGICVFRYQLRRWTAKWVAGGSFENSRTQYSLESLSQPAALLSGETVLWYNSRFRTALLGGEDRLAGRAQKLLPGLDTAQARTPEGQQLNLADGVWNVHSSTVPGGSESMTLLVFNEETALRRIETEYKASRPGYMVFLVDGYDDVFSDMLDSERARLLEGINRVLEDMIGRGTGFLRRVASGRYIAVVEERHLEQYAQRGYDVLDKIRALDPSVNLSISIGIGRGAKTLREAQDMAVQALDMAQGRGGDQAAEMTPDGFTFYGGVSHGVEKRSKVRSRIVADQLVRLVKEADHVVIMGHRMSDLDAIGAAEGVLRICKICDVPAVIAVRRDATLAGSLIDALCRAGQADDFIDPKGALPIISKKTLCVVVDTYQLGLVESKEILERCGKVAVIDHHRKGVGFIEHADLVCHEPYSSSASELVTELLQYVGDRDDKPSRVEAEGLLSGIMLDTRDFTLHTGVRTFEAAAALRRYGAETERVRQLFDVTMVEYNAKADLVEAAQMYRNCAISVSGEVPPEARVAIAQAANDLLTIQNVEASFVAVQVGSGVNISARSLGAVNVQVIMESLGGGGHQTMAAAQLKHITPEAARARIQTAIDQYRESQKKPLSKNEPESRKKEKQG; from the coding sequence ATGAAACAAAAACCGAGATGGACGTTGGAAATGCTGATCGCCGCGCTGGCAGTGCTGTGTGCACTGCTGACACTGGCGCTTCTGGTGCAGCGGCCCGCAGGCTGGCCTGCGCTGGCAGTGCTGGTGGTGCTGTGGGGCATCGGCATCTGCGTTTTCCGGTATCAGCTGCGGCGCTGGACCGCCAAGTGGGTGGCTGGCGGCAGCTTTGAAAATTCCAGGACCCAATACAGCCTGGAATCCCTCTCTCAGCCGGCGGCTCTGCTTTCTGGCGAGACGGTGCTGTGGTATAACAGCCGCTTCCGCACGGCGCTGCTGGGCGGCGAGGACCGGCTTGCAGGCAGGGCACAGAAGCTGCTGCCCGGCCTGGACACCGCACAGGCGCGCACCCCGGAGGGGCAGCAGCTCAATCTGGCCGACGGTGTGTGGAATGTGCACAGCAGTACCGTGCCGGGCGGCAGCGAGAGCATGACGCTGCTCGTGTTCAATGAGGAGACCGCCCTGCGCAGGATCGAAACGGAGTACAAGGCCAGCCGCCCGGGGTACATGGTGTTCCTGGTGGACGGCTACGACGATGTGTTCAGCGATATGCTGGACAGTGAGCGCGCCCGCCTGCTGGAGGGCATCAACCGGGTGCTGGAGGATATGATCGGCCGGGGCACAGGCTTTCTGCGCCGCGTTGCCAGCGGCCGCTATATCGCCGTGGTGGAAGAGCGCCATCTGGAGCAGTATGCCCAGCGCGGCTACGATGTGCTGGATAAGATCCGTGCTCTGGACCCCAGCGTGAACCTGTCCATCTCCATTGGCATCGGGCGCGGAGCCAAGACCCTGCGGGAAGCCCAGGATATGGCCGTGCAGGCGCTGGATATGGCGCAGGGCCGCGGCGGCGATCAGGCCGCTGAGATGACCCCGGACGGCTTCACCTTTTACGGCGGCGTGAGCCACGGCGTGGAAAAGCGCAGCAAGGTGCGCAGCCGCATCGTGGCCGACCAGCTGGTCAGGCTCGTCAAGGAGGCGGACCATGTGGTCATCATGGGCCACCGGATGAGCGATCTGGATGCCATCGGCGCTGCCGAGGGCGTGCTGCGCATCTGCAAGATCTGCGATGTCCCGGCGGTGATCGCCGTCAGACGGGATGCCACACTGGCGGGCAGTCTGATCGATGCCCTGTGCCGGGCCGGCCAGGCGGATGATTTTATCGACCCCAAGGGGGCTTTGCCCATTATCTCCAAGAAAACGCTCTGCGTGGTGGTGGATACATACCAGCTGGGCCTTGTGGAAAGTAAGGAGATCCTGGAAAGGTGCGGCAAGGTGGCTGTCATCGACCACCACCGCAAGGGTGTGGGCTTCATCGAGCATGCAGACCTTGTCTGCCACGAGCCCTATTCCTCCTCGGCCAGTGAACTGGTCACGGAGCTTTTGCAGTATGTGGGCGACCGGGACGACAAGCCCAGCCGGGTGGAGGCAGAGGGCCTGCTCTCGGGCATCATGCTGGATACCCGGGACTTCACCCTGCACACCGGCGTGCGCACGTTTGAAGCTGCCGCCGCTCTGCGCCGCTATGGCGCGGAGACGGAGCGGGTGCGCCAGCTCTTTGATGTGACTATGGTGGAGTACAATGCCAAGGCAGACCTTGTGGAGGCTGCCCAGATGTACCGCAACTGTGCCATCTCGGTGAGCGGCGAGGTGCCCCCCGAGGCCCGTGTGGCCATTGCGCAGGCTGCCAACGACCTGCTGACCATCCAGAATGTGGAGGCTAGCTTTGTGGCTGTGCAGGTGGGGAGCGGCGTGAATATTTCCGCCCGCAGTCTGGGGGCGGTCAATGTTCAGGTCATCATGGAAAGTCTGGGCGGCGGCGGCCACCAGACCATGGCGGCGGCCCAGCTCAAGCATATCACCCCCGAGGCAGCCCGGGCACGCATCCAGACCGCCATCGACCAGTACCGTGAGAGCCAGAAGAAGCCGCTCTCCAAAAATGAACCTGAATCCAGAAAAAAGGAGAAGCAGGGATGA
- a CDS encoding ribonuclease J, translated as MAQVKEQNPAQAQNNPNRNSESGGEKRTRTRRPYYNRRPRRAQQPKEAAVPIHIYPLGGLGEVGKNMTVYECNGDMIIVDCGLVFPDSEMYGVDMVIPDFTFVVQNKDKIKGLLITHGHEDHIGSIPYLLQKFDLPIYGTRLTCGLIRNKLEEFGLAGKTKFVEITPKQKIKLGCFTVEPIHVNHSIPDSVAFAIDSPAGTIIQTGDFKIDYTPLACGVTDLTTLSEYGQKGVLALLSDSTNAERPGFTATEQKVAAGVRNLFARARNKRIIIATFASNIYRVQQIIDLAVEDGRKVAFSGRSMVNNTAMAQELGYMHIPEGTLISVDELNQYPPEQVVLITTGSQGEPLSALSRMASCSHRQVRVGPGDFIIISANPIPGNEKSVTKIVNGLLLLGAEVIYESMYDVHVSGHACQEEQKLMLTLTRPKYFLPVHGEYKQLKKHALTAASLGIPTSNILIAENGSNVILSRDEIKLGEPVTAGAVMVDGLGVGDVGNVVLRDRKHLSEDGLVIIVATVDSKTGKVLAGPDLVSRGFVYVRENESLMDGAQSIVENALDRCVEEHVRDWNSVKTRVREALSSYIYRRTKRSPMILPILMEV; from the coding sequence ATGGCACAGGTCAAAGAACAGAACCCGGCTCAGGCTCAGAACAATCCGAACAGAAACAGTGAATCCGGCGGGGAAAAGCGTACCCGCACCCGCCGCCCTTATTATAACCGGCGGCCCCGCCGCGCACAGCAGCCCAAGGAGGCCGCTGTGCCCATCCACATCTACCCGCTGGGCGGTCTGGGCGAAGTGGGCAAGAACATGACCGTGTATGAGTGCAACGGGGATATGATCATTGTGGACTGCGGCCTTGTATTCCCGGACAGTGAGATGTACGGCGTGGACATGGTCATCCCCGACTTTACCTTTGTGGTGCAGAATAAGGACAAGATCAAGGGACTGCTCATCACCCACGGCCACGAAGACCACATCGGCAGCATTCCCTACCTGCTGCAGAAGTTTGATCTGCCCATCTACGGCACCCGGCTGACCTGCGGCCTCATCCGGAACAAGCTGGAGGAGTTTGGCCTGGCAGGCAAGACCAAGTTCGTGGAGATCACCCCCAAACAGAAGATCAAGCTGGGCTGCTTTACCGTGGAGCCCATCCATGTCAACCACTCCATCCCCGATTCCGTGGCCTTTGCCATTGACAGCCCCGCCGGAACGATCATCCAGACCGGCGACTTCAAGATCGATTACACCCCGCTGGCCTGCGGCGTGACCGACCTGACCACCCTTTCGGAGTATGGTCAGAAGGGTGTTCTGGCTCTGCTGAGCGATTCCACCAACGCCGAGCGCCCGGGCTTTACCGCCACGGAGCAGAAGGTGGCCGCCGGTGTCCGCAACCTGTTTGCCCGTGCCCGGAACAAGCGCATCATCATTGCGACCTTTGCGTCCAATATCTACCGCGTCCAGCAGATCATTGATCTGGCCGTGGAGGATGGCCGCAAGGTGGCGTTCAGCGGCCGCAGCATGGTCAATAACACTGCCATGGCGCAGGAGCTGGGCTATATGCACATCCCCGAGGGCACCCTTATCAGTGTGGATGAGCTGAACCAGTACCCGCCGGAGCAGGTGGTGCTGATCACCACCGGCAGCCAGGGCGAGCCCCTGAGCGCCCTTTCCCGCATGGCCTCCTGCAGCCACCGCCAGGTGCGGGTGGGCCCCGGCGACTTCATCATCATCTCCGCCAACCCCATTCCCGGCAACGAGAAGAGCGTGACCAAGATCGTCAACGGTCTGCTCCTGCTGGGTGCGGAGGTCATCTACGAGAGCATGTATGATGTCCATGTTTCCGGCCACGCCTGCCAGGAGGAGCAGAAGCTGATGCTCACCCTGACCAGACCCAAGTATTTCCTGCCCGTGCACGGCGAGTACAAGCAGCTGAAAAAGCATGCCCTGACCGCCGCGTCTCTGGGCATTCCCACCAGCAACATCCTCATTGCCGAGAACGGCTCCAACGTTATCCTGAGCCGGGACGAGATCAAGCTGGGCGAGCCTGTCACCGCCGGTGCTGTGATGGTGGACGGCCTGGGCGTGGGCGATGTGGGCAATGTGGTCCTGCGTGACCGCAAGCATCTCTCTGAGGACGGTCTGGTCATCATTGTGGCTACCGTGGACAGCAAGACCGGCAAGGTGCTGGCCGGGCCTGACCTTGTGAGCCGCGGCTTTGTCTATGTGCGCGAGAACGAGAGCCTGATGGACGGGGCCCAGAGCATTGTGGAAAACGCGCTGGATCGCTGCGTGGAAGAGCATGTGCGCGACTGGAACAGCGTCAAGACCCGGGTGCGTGAGGCGCTGAGCAGCTATATTTACCGCCGCACCAAGCGCAGCCCGATGATCCTCCCCATTCTGATGGAGGTATAA
- the rnhA gene encoding ribonuclease HI, which translates to MKQVEVYTDGACSGNPGPGGWGAVLRYRFNGKVYEKELSGGDASTTNNRMELTAFIEALRQLKEPCEVRLCSDSQYVINGLEKGWARGWKRRGWKKSDGSPALNPDLWEQALEQEARHKITYVWVKGHAGHPENERCDQLAVAQSQAHGGRQGR; encoded by the coding sequence ATGAAACAAGTCGAAGTTTACACCGATGGCGCGTGCAGCGGCAACCCCGGCCCGGGCGGCTGGGGTGCAGTGCTGCGCTACCGCTTCAACGGCAAGGTCTACGAAAAAGAGCTCAGCGGCGGCGATGCTTCCACCACCAACAACCGGATGGAGCTGACCGCCTTTATCGAGGCCCTGCGCCAGCTCAAGGAGCCCTGTGAGGTGAGGCTGTGCTCTGACAGCCAGTACGTCATCAATGGGCTGGAAAAGGGCTGGGCCAGGGGCTGGAAGCGCCGGGGCTGGAAAAAGTCCGACGGCTCCCCTGCCCTGAACCCCGACCTGTGGGAACAGGCATTGGAGCAGGAAGCCCGGCACAAGATCACCTATGTCTGGGTCAAGGGCCACGCAGGCCACCCGGAAAACGAGCGCTGCGACCAGCTGGCCGTGGCACAAAGTCAGGCACACGGAGGGAGACAGGGACGATGA
- a CDS encoding CAP domain-containing protein, with product MRNASMKVLKNLVCCAAFICLMFVLAMPAHAASKADELLQLVNAERAQAGVAPLSMGSSALNAAAQARAKELTVNYSYNRPNGSREFTILPEYGVDDVSVGENYWAAAEDASDVVAAWNRYDFFKERMLDKDATSVGIGYYEGGEYGNYWVMIFTYARGTSENGFAQEVLALVNAERAKENLAPLAMGDAKLQAAADERAKEVAKVASHTRPDGTNCFTVLKEYGVSDTATGENAAWGETTPEKVVADWMASEGHRVNIMDPAAKYMCLGYNYDANSQWGHNWIQIFAK from the coding sequence ATGCGTAACGCTTCGATGAAAGTCCTGAAGAATCTGGTCTGCTGCGCCGCATTCATCTGCCTGATGTTTGTTCTGGCAATGCCCGCACACGCAGCTTCCAAGGCCGATGAGCTGCTGCAGCTCGTCAACGCAGAGCGTGCACAGGCTGGTGTGGCTCCTCTGAGCATGGGCAGCAGCGCACTGAATGCTGCCGCACAGGCCCGTGCAAAAGAACTTACCGTCAATTACTCCTACAACCGCCCCAATGGCAGCCGCGAGTTCACCATCCTGCCGGAGTACGGTGTGGACGATGTTTCCGTGGGCGAGAACTACTGGGCAGCTGCTGAGGATGCTTCGGATGTGGTCGCCGCCTGGAATCGCTACGATTTCTTCAAGGAGCGGATGCTGGACAAGGATGCCACCTCCGTTGGCATTGGCTACTACGAGGGCGGCGAGTATGGCAATTACTGGGTGATGATCTTCACCTACGCCCGCGGCACCAGTGAGAACGGTTTTGCACAGGAAGTGCTGGCGCTGGTCAACGCTGAGCGTGCAAAGGAAAATCTGGCACCTCTGGCTATGGGCGATGCCAAGCTGCAGGCCGCCGCCGATGAGCGCGCAAAGGAAGTGGCAAAGGTCGCTTCCCACACCCGCCCCGATGGCACCAACTGTTTCACCGTGCTGAAGGAGTACGGTGTGTCTGATACCGCCACCGGCGAGAATGCCGCCTGGGGCGAGACCACGCCCGAAAAAGTCGTTGCAGACTGGATGGCTTCGGAAGGCCACCGTGTCAATATCATGGACCCCGCCGCCAAGTATATGTGCCTTGGCTACAACTACGATGCCAATTCTCAGTGGGGCCACAACTGGATCCAGATCTTCGCAAAGTAA
- the bilS gene encoding flavodoxin family protein BilS — MSYAIVFSSKTGNTRLLADTLRASLPQNECTYFGAPAPEALEAETLYIGFWTDKGHADDTLTAFLQTLKGKRVFLFGTAGFGGSAEYFEQILAAVQKSLDESNTVIGTYMCQGKMPMIVRQQYEKMLQQPNHAPNLEMLIENFDKALAHPDAADLDLLRKKAAEVQA, encoded by the coding sequence ATGAGCTACGCCATCGTTTTCAGCAGCAAGACCGGCAACACCCGCCTGCTGGCCGACACCCTTCGCGCAAGCTTGCCCCAGAATGAGTGCACCTACTTCGGAGCACCGGCCCCGGAGGCACTGGAGGCTGAGACCCTTTACATCGGCTTCTGGACGGACAAGGGCCATGCCGATGACACCCTCACCGCCTTTTTGCAGACCCTGAAGGGGAAGCGGGTCTTTTTGTTCGGCACCGCAGGCTTTGGCGGCAGTGCGGAATATTTCGAGCAGATCCTGGCAGCGGTGCAGAAATCGCTGGATGAGAGCAACACGGTCATTGGAACCTATATGTGCCAGGGCAAGATGCCCATGATTGTGCGCCAGCAGTACGAAAAGATGCTGCAGCAGCCCAACCATGCACCCAACCTCGAGATGCTGATCGAGAACTTTGACAAGGCGCTGGCTCACCCGGATGCCGCAGACCTCGACCTGCTGCGCAAAAAGGCGGCAGAGGTGCAGGCATAA
- the bilR gene encoding bilirubin reductase, with protein MYDTILSPIDYGGMQLKNRIIFAPTTFGLSDEEYLAEMERLAKGGCAMIIIGDVPVAKSRFEKSLFDKKGFAFYQQICETAHKYDCKVCAQLHQTDTDMMSIIKCIPGMLMKKITPDQLRERMNDAVGPYITKMSQKKIHQIIAGFGKAAVLAKQAGFDMVQVHGDRMCGSFSSAIFNHRTDEYGGSAERRARFAVEAVKAVHAAVPGMAIDYKLAVRQENPHYGNAGVVEEELAVFVPLLVQAGVTSFHVTLANHSALENTIPSASHPEFKETGCFLKFCDEVRRYTSVPLCGVGGLNDPDFVEQQLASGRIQCAAMCRQLLADPNWVNKLQSGNAAKIHRCVRCNKKCLGGLIAHQGTRCVYDALNAKEQGSI; from the coding sequence ATGTACGACACCATCCTGAGCCCCATTGATTACGGTGGAATGCAGCTGAAGAACCGCATTATCTTTGCCCCCACCACCTTCGGCCTTTCGGACGAGGAATATCTGGCAGAGATGGAGCGGCTGGCCAAGGGCGGCTGCGCCATGATCATCATCGGCGACGTGCCGGTGGCCAAGAGCCGGTTTGAGAAGTCCCTGTTTGACAAAAAGGGCTTTGCTTTCTATCAGCAGATCTGCGAGACTGCCCACAAATACGACTGCAAGGTCTGCGCCCAGCTCCACCAGACCGATACCGACATGATGTCCATCATCAAGTGCATCCCGGGGATGCTGATGAAAAAGATCACCCCCGACCAGCTGCGGGAGCGGATGAACGATGCCGTGGGCCCCTACATCACCAAGATGTCCCAGAAAAAGATCCATCAGATCATCGCGGGCTTTGGCAAGGCTGCTGTGCTGGCAAAGCAGGCGGGCTTTGACATGGTGCAGGTGCACGGCGACCGGATGTGCGGCAGCTTCTCTTCCGCCATCTTCAACCACCGCACCGATGAATACGGCGGCAGTGCCGAGCGCCGCGCCCGCTTTGCCGTGGAAGCTGTCAAGGCAGTGCACGCCGCTGTGCCCGGCATGGCCATTGACTACAAGCTGGCTGTCCGGCAGGAGAACCCCCATTACGGCAACGCCGGTGTGGTGGAGGAGGAACTGGCCGTGTTCGTGCCCCTGCTGGTGCAGGCAGGCGTGACCAGCTTCCATGTGACACTGGCCAACCACTCTGCGCTGGAAAACACCATCCCGTCGGCCAGCCACCCCGAGTTCAAGGAGACCGGCTGCTTCCTCAAGTTCTGCGATGAGGTGCGCCGGTATACCAGCGTGCCGCTCTGCGGTGTGGGCGGCCTGAACGACCCCGATTTTGTGGAGCAGCAGCTTGCCAGCGGCCGCATCCAGTGCGCGGCAATGTGCCGCCAGCTGCTGGCCGACCCCAACTGGGTCAACAAACTGCAGAGCGGCAATGCGGCAAAGATCCACCGCTGTGTTCGCTGCAACAAAAAGTGCCTGGGCGGCCTGATCGCCCATCAGGGCACCCGCTGTGTCTATGATGCCCTGAACGCAAAAGAACAGGGCAGCATCTGA
- the bilQ gene encoding bilirubin utilization transcriptional regulator BilQ, producing the protein MQRVIQSTISFYVMEFYKQFAAYTTQQLQEFGLSFGMMYFVIYVGKHPGCTPAEMTKKLHLDWGHCQRSVIKLVEDGFMTREKQGRSYHLGLTPAGERAFRTCHQVFFDWDAQNLSGLTEEEQHQLLSLLQKAARTRKESV; encoded by the coding sequence ATGCAAAGAGTGATCCAATCGACCATATCCTTCTACGTGATGGAGTTTTACAAGCAGTTCGCAGCCTACACCACCCAGCAGCTGCAGGAGTTTGGCCTGAGCTTTGGTATGATGTATTTTGTGATCTACGTGGGCAAACATCCCGGCTGCACCCCGGCTGAGATGACCAAAAAACTGCACCTGGACTGGGGCCACTGCCAGCGCAGCGTGATCAAGCTGGTGGAAGATGGCTTTATGACCCGGGAAAAGCAGGGCCGCAGTTATCATTTGGGGCTGACCCCGGCGGGTGAGAGAGCATTCCGGACCTGCCACCAGGTATTTTTCGATTGGGATGCACAAAATTTGAGCGGGCTGACCGAAGAGGAACAGCACCAGCTCCTGAGCCTGCTGCAAAAGGCAGCACGGACGAGGAAAGAGAGTGTGTAA
- a CDS encoding sulfate/molybdate ABC transporter ATP-binding protein has protein sequence MSLEVNVTKRFDGFTLHAAFTAGDTATALLGASGCGKSMTLRCIAGIVRPDEGRIVLDGRVLFDSAQGIDLPPQQRNVGLLFQNYALFPNMTVEQNILSALKKEKDPAARRAACAEALRAMRLEELAKRLPGALSGGQQQRAALARILAAKPRILMLDEPFSALDSYLREEVEGEVGSLLAGFAGTALLVTHNRDEAYRLCREMIVMDSGEVLRAGTTKEVFADPRTRAAARLTGCKNILPCTRVGEHTVHLAGWEQPLTVALPVPEGCRAVGIRAHDFAPCAPGTPNSLPVQAVSTSENPFDWNMIFTLPGGEARLWWKVSKETLAAPPPKAPACLTAAPENIMPLI, from the coding sequence ATGAGCCTGGAAGTAAATGTGACCAAGCGGTTTGATGGCTTTACCCTCCACGCTGCGTTTACGGCGGGGGATACTGCCACCGCCCTTCTGGGTGCGTCCGGCTGCGGCAAAAGCATGACCCTGCGCTGCATTGCAGGCATCGTCCGGCCGGACGAGGGGCGCATCGTGCTGGATGGCCGGGTGCTGTTCGACAGCGCTCAGGGCATCGACCTGCCGCCCCAGCAGCGCAATGTGGGTCTGCTGTTCCAGAACTACGCCCTGTTCCCCAACATGACCGTGGAACAGAATATCCTCAGCGCACTGAAAAAGGAAAAGGACCCTGCCGCCCGCAGGGCCGCCTGTGCCGAGGCATTGCGGGCCATGCGGCTGGAGGAACTGGCCAAGCGCCTGCCCGGCGCGCTTTCAGGCGGGCAGCAGCAGCGTGCCGCCCTGGCCCGCATCCTGGCGGCCAAGCCCCGCATCCTGATGCTGGACGAGCCGTTCAGCGCGCTGGACAGCTACCTGCGCGAGGAGGTAGAGGGGGAAGTGGGCAGCCTGCTGGCCGGGTTTGCGGGCACGGCCCTGCTGGTGACCCACAACCGGGACGAGGCCTACCGCCTGTGCAGGGAGATGATCGTGATGGACAGCGGCGAGGTGCTCCGGGCAGGCACGACCAAGGAGGTCTTTGCCGACCCCCGCACCCGTGCTGCCGCCCGCCTGACCGGCTGCAAGAACATTCTGCCCTGCACCCGGGTGGGGGAGCATACCGTTCATCTGGCGGGCTGGGAACAGCCGCTGACCGTGGCTCTGCCGGTGCCCGAGGGCTGCCGCGCCGTGGGCATCCGCGCCCATGACTTTGCACCCTGCGCTCCCGGCACCCCCAACAGCCTGCCGGTGCAGGCTGTCTCCACCAGTGAGAATCCCTTTGACTGGAACATGATCTTCACCCTGCCCGGCGGTGAGGCCCGCCTGTGGTGGAAGGTGTCCAAGGAGACATTGGCGGCCCCGCCGCCAAAAGCACCCGCCTGCCTTACTGCCGCCCCGGAAAATATCATGCCGCTGATCTGA
- the modB gene encoding molybdate ABC transporter permease subunit — protein sequence MDWYPLWNSLRIALISCAAVFFLGIFAAYYIAKLPRVLKGVLDVVLTLPMVLPPTVVGYFLLLLFGAKRPLGIFFMEHFGVKLVMNWYSAIFASIVVAFPLMYRTARGAFESFDETLAWSAQTLGLSNTWIFWRVRMPCCRQGILAGTVLAFARALGEYGATSMIAGYTPGKTATIATTVYQLWRTNDEAGAMQWVLVDIVISAVVLLAVNLLERRQKQGGKHT from the coding sequence ATGGACTGGTATCCCTTATGGAACAGCCTGCGCATTGCGCTGATCAGCTGCGCAGCAGTGTTCTTTTTAGGCATCTTTGCGGCCTACTACATTGCAAAGCTCCCGCGCGTGCTCAAGGGCGTGCTGGATGTGGTGCTTACCCTGCCCATGGTGCTGCCGCCCACGGTCGTGGGATATTTCCTGCTGCTGCTGTTCGGCGCAAAAAGGCCGCTGGGCATCTTTTTCATGGAACATTTCGGCGTGAAGCTGGTGATGAACTGGTACAGCGCCATCTTTGCTTCCATCGTGGTGGCCTTTCCGCTGATGTACCGCACGGCTCGCGGTGCCTTTGAGAGTTTTGACGAAACGCTGGCCTGGTCGGCACAGACGCTGGGGCTTTCCAACACATGGATCTTCTGGCGGGTGCGAATGCCCTGCTGCCGTCAGGGCATTCTGGCCGGTACGGTGCTGGCCTTTGCCCGTGCGCTGGGCGAATATGGTGCCACCAGCATGATCGCAGGCTACACGCCGGGCAAGACGGCCACCATTGCAACCACGGTCTACCAGCTCTGGCGCACCAACGATGAAGCCGGGGCCATGCAGTGGGTGCTGGTGGATATCGTTATCTCGGCGGTGGTGCTGCTGGCAGTGAACCTGCTGGAACGCAGGCAGAAGCAGGGAGGAAAGCACACATGA
- the modA gene encoding molybdate ABC transporter substrate-binding protein produces the protein MKTMISRRGFLCAAGIASASAVLTACGGSSSSTASSTASSAAASSEAASGESVELIVFAAASLTETLSAIAETYSAENPGVTFSFNFDSSGTLKTQIQEGADCDLFISAGQKQMNQLDSTASAEGNTEGLDFVDAESRVDLLENKVVLCVPEGSNKGIDSFDSLAEHLKAEDILFCMGNSDVPVGQYTQKILAYYDLDEAALAAAGVITYGSNVKEVTTQVSEASVDAGVVYCTDAYSAGLTPVDEATKEMCGQVIYPAAVMKNALHAEAAKEFLAYLRTDKAATVFESVGFTAL, from the coding sequence ATGAAAACTATGATCTCCCGCCGCGGCTTCCTGTGCGCTGCCGGCATCGCATCCGCATCTGCTGTTCTGACCGCCTGCGGCGGCTCCTCCAGCAGCACTGCATCTTCTACCGCATCCTCCGCTGCCGCCTCCTCTGAGGCTGCCTCCGGCGAGAGCGTGGAGCTGATCGTTTTTGCTGCCGCCTCCCTGACCGAGACCCTGAGCGCCATTGCCGAGACCTACTCCGCAGAGAACCCCGGCGTGACCTTCAGCTTCAACTTTGACTCTTCCGGAACCCTCAAGACCCAGATCCAGGAGGGTGCGGACTGCGACCTGTTCATCTCCGCCGGTCAGAAGCAGATGAACCAGCTGGACAGCACCGCTTCCGCTGAGGGGAACACCGAGGGCCTGGACTTTGTGGATGCCGAAAGCCGTGTGGATCTGCTGGAGAACAAGGTCGTGCTCTGTGTGCCTGAGGGCAGCAACAAGGGCATTGACAGCTTCGACAGCCTGGCCGAGCACCTGAAGGCAGAGGATATCCTGTTCTGCATGGGCAACAGTGATGTGCCCGTGGGTCAGTACACCCAGAAGATCCTGGCCTACTACGATCTGGATGAGGCAGCTCTGGCTGCTGCCGGTGTCATCACCTACGGCTCCAACGTCAAGGAAGTCACCACCCAGGTCAGCGAGGCCAGCGTGGATGCCGGTGTCGTTTACTGCACCGATGCGTACAGCGCCGGTCTGACCCCCGTGGACGAGGCTACCAAGGAAATGTGCGGCCAGGTCATCTACCCCGCCGCTGTGATGAAGAACGCTCTCCATGCCGAGGCTGCCAAGGAGTTCCTGGCTTACCTGCGCACCGACAAGGCTGCGACCGTGTTCGAGAGCGTCGGCTTCACCGCACTGTAA